The following proteins are encoded in a genomic region of Galbibacter sp. BG1:
- a CDS encoding cupin domain-containing protein: MMNRKKFIEFATLNIGFLSVVPMAIGCKSETRDQTGGELAQNETKETQNPKIVKDSAGQLLNVMGDHQNIKLTGEDTNGQFTLIEQNNKPGVGIPPHVHENEDEVFQVIEGEVEMSIGEKVTVLKSGDLIFCPKGIQHSWKVIGNQNARAMLSIFPAGLEKMFVELSQLPVGPPDLEMVKKICSKYKLSFV; the protein is encoded by the coding sequence ATGATGAATAGAAAAAAGTTTATTGAATTCGCTACCCTAAATATTGGGTTTTTATCGGTTGTTCCTATGGCCATAGGTTGTAAGTCTGAAACTAGGGACCAAACGGGAGGAGAATTAGCCCAAAATGAAACTAAGGAAACCCAAAACCCAAAGATTGTTAAGGACAGCGCTGGGCAGTTATTAAATGTTATGGGTGACCACCAGAATATTAAATTAACGGGAGAAGATACTAATGGTCAGTTTACACTTATAGAACAGAATAATAAACCTGGTGTTGGTATTCCACCGCATGTTCACGAAAACGAAGACGAGGTTTTCCAAGTAATAGAAGGGGAGGTGGAAATGAGTATCGGGGAAAAGGTTACAGTTTTAAAATCTGGCGATTTAATTTTTTGTCCCAAAGGAATTCAACATTCTTGGAAAGTAATTGGCAACCAAAATGCGAGGGCCATGTTAAGTATTTTTCCTGCTGGACTAGAAAAAATGTTTGTTGAATTATCTCAGTTGCCGGTTGGACCTCCAGATTTAGAAATGGTTAAAAAAATATGCTCAAAATACAAATTGAGTTTTGTGTAA
- a CDS encoding DUF6807 family protein, which produces MKPQFFLLLIISLLAVEVCHAQFKVEEKEGGILILEGSQKVFFYQQQTKSIEGKFPRANYIHPLYQLDGTVLTEDFPEDHPHHRGVFWSWHQTMVDGKQMGDAWLCEDFTWQVTEMTSEENKNGSLTLHTQVDWLSSGFQGGNAPFVKEKAAITVYPATDTYRIIDFEINLLALVANVKIGGSNDVKGYGGFSTRVNLPEDITFTSGRKKIKLRKEAITAKNYMDISGSFGNGSTSGMIIVSSYQNPEPNNYWILRDTNSMQNAVYPGRKPVLIDTKRPTVLKYRLILYAEKLSKEELKNLTDF; this is translated from the coding sequence ATGAAACCACAGTTTTTCTTATTGTTGATAATAAGCTTATTAGCGGTAGAGGTTTGCCATGCACAATTTAAAGTGGAAGAAAAGGAGGGAGGAATCCTTATTTTAGAAGGATCACAAAAAGTCTTTTTTTACCAACAGCAAACAAAGTCGATAGAAGGGAAGTTTCCACGTGCCAATTATATTCACCCGCTGTATCAATTGGATGGAACTGTATTAACGGAAGACTTCCCAGAAGATCATCCACATCACCGTGGTGTTTTTTGGTCCTGGCACCAAACAATGGTCGATGGAAAGCAAATGGGCGATGCTTGGTTATGTGAAGACTTTACTTGGCAGGTAACCGAAATGACTTCAGAAGAAAATAAGAACGGCTCCCTTACTTTGCATACCCAAGTAGATTGGTTGTCATCCGGTTTTCAAGGGGGGAACGCTCCTTTTGTTAAAGAGAAGGCAGCCATTACGGTATATCCAGCAACAGATACCTACCGAATCATAGACTTTGAAATTAATTTGCTCGCTCTGGTAGCGAATGTAAAAATTGGAGGTTCGAATGATGTGAAGGGTTACGGCGGATTTTCTACTAGGGTAAATCTTCCGGAAGATATTACTTTTACTTCTGGCCGTAAAAAAATAAAGCTAAGGAAGGAAGCCATAACGGCTAAAAATTATATGGATATTTCAGGTTCCTTTGGCAATGGTTCAACCTCAGGGATGATAATCGTGAGTAGTTACCAGAATCCTGAACCTAATAATTATTGGATCCTTCGCGATACCAATAGTATGCAGAATGCAGTGTATCCTGGCAGGAAACCGGTTTTAATTGACACAAAACGCCCCACTGTTTTAAAATACCGATTGATATTGTATGCTGAGAAACTTTCAAAAGAAGAATTAAAGAATCTAACTGACTTTTAA
- a CDS encoding nuclear transport factor 2 family protein — MQKLIYLSTIFLLFGCKSEKQSDSEIEEQIIEITDAYHEVWETVNMDSVAKYHADDIRYYWHGFKAASSNDEFLKVFKEWMSSTEIWKMEVDNYDVQVLAQDIVIIGYNTKSTTTILTNGESYDYGNGALSYVWKKINGDWKIIHIHESALDKK; from the coding sequence ATGCAAAAATTAATATACTTATCAACTATCTTCTTGCTATTTGGATGTAAATCTGAAAAGCAATCGGATTCTGAAATTGAAGAACAGATCATTGAAATCACAGATGCTTACCACGAAGTTTGGGAAACTGTAAATATGGATTCGGTTGCCAAATATCACGCTGATGATATAAGATATTACTGGCACGGATTCAAAGCTGCATCTTCAAACGATGAATTTTTAAAAGTATTTAAGGAATGGATGTCATCAACAGAGATATGGAAAATGGAAGTAGATAATTATGATGTCCAAGTATTGGCACAGGACATTGTAATAATTGGATATAATACCAAAAGTACCACCACAATATTGACCAATGGAGAATCGTACGACTATGGAAATGGTGCTTTATCCTATGTTTGGAAAAAGATTAATGGAGATTGGAAAATTATTCATATTCACGAATCAGCATTGGATAAAAAATAA